The following coding sequences lie in one Filimonas effusa genomic window:
- a CDS encoding efflux RND transporter permease subunit, which produces MSALENFTGKFKEFKPTSWSIKNKTSIYLLMIIVSLIGVFQFVTLPKEQFPDIVIPTIYVSTIYVGNSPKDMENLVTRPIEKQIKGITGAKIKKFTSTSQQDYSAIMVEFDTDVKTDVAIQKVKDAIDKAKQDLPTDLTQEPTALEVSISDQPVMYVNISGDYDQQRLKKYADDMKDRLEDIPQINRVDLVGAPEREFQINVDNYRMQSANITFDDIASAVARENADISGGLLDVGTMKRNLQLKGQFKTSFDIEKVVLRNTAGNPVYLKDIAVIKDTIKERESYARLDGKNVVTLNIIKRSGENLIETSEDVKTAVEEMKATSFPKDLKVVITGDLSIKTKSSFNELVNSIVIGFILVLIILMFFMGVVNAFFVALSVPLSMFVAFMFLPGADLIVGGHVTLNFIVLFALLFGLGIIVDDAIVVIENTHRIFTENKGKVGIRPSAMAAAGEVFVPVLAGTLTTLAPFFPLLFWPGIIGKFMIYLPTMLIFTLTASLVVAFIMNPVFAVDFMNHVEGEHKEPKSAIFKKKGLWAALILGILLDVAGVTFWGNLLIFIVILSIINRYVILDAIHSFQNRVLPWIMNHYENLLRWAVKGWRPAWLVLATFGLLIFSFVFFGARKVPVVFFPSGDPNQIYVYLKLPVGTNVAYTDSITNMLEKRVYKVLGMENGKANPVVESVITNVAVGASDPSSGDRSTRSELGRIQVSFVEYEKREGVRTKPILDSIRSVMKGIPGAEISVDQEENGPPTDPPVNIEVASEDFDNLIKTSVALKNYLDSIQVPGVEELKMDVDLQNPEITLTVDRERALIEGVSSSQIGQQIRTALFGRELSKIKEGKEEYKIQLRNQELQRKNLPDLLNMKIYFRDMATGQSKSVPISALVKIDLTNTLGSVKRKNQKRVITVRSNVLSGYTPTGVNQVIKTHIENFKEKEDGVTIKQTGEGEQQAETGNFLFGALIVALLLILLILVLQFNSVSKAVIILTEIIFSVIGVLLGFALFGMEVSVVMTGVGILGLAGIVIKNGILVIEFTEELRSRGLRTREAVIQAGKTRIIPVLLTAVAAILGFIPIAVGFNINFITLFSDLNPHIFFGGDNVVFWKPLCWTIIFGLIFAFFMTLIIVPSMYLIAERLRRPMRRMYGGTWISFLGIPPLTVIFLLLMTVTLIKHRFDKERRRRKLAGKKVNEAFIGSWF; this is translated from the coding sequence ATGAGCGCATTAGAAAATTTCACAGGTAAGTTTAAGGAGTTCAAGCCTACTTCCTGGAGCATTAAGAATAAGACCTCTATCTATCTGCTCATGATCATCGTGAGCCTGATAGGCGTTTTCCAGTTCGTTACGCTGCCTAAAGAGCAGTTTCCGGACATTGTGATCCCTACCATTTATGTATCGACGATTTACGTTGGTAATTCTCCCAAGGATATGGAAAACCTGGTAACGCGTCCTATAGAGAAACAAATCAAAGGCATTACCGGGGCCAAGATCAAGAAGTTCACCAGCACTTCCCAGCAGGATTATTCTGCCATCATGGTAGAATTTGATACAGATGTAAAAACGGATGTCGCCATTCAGAAAGTCAAGGATGCGATTGACAAAGCCAAGCAGGATCTTCCTACGGATCTAACGCAGGAGCCTACTGCATTGGAAGTTAGTATATCGGACCAGCCGGTAATGTATGTGAATATCAGCGGAGACTATGACCAGCAAAGGTTAAAGAAGTATGCCGATGATATGAAAGACAGGCTGGAGGACATTCCGCAGATCAACCGTGTTGACCTGGTGGGCGCTCCTGAGCGGGAGTTCCAGATCAATGTCGACAATTACCGTATGCAAAGCGCCAATATCACGTTTGATGATATTGCCAGCGCTGTGGCGCGTGAGAACGCAGACATTTCGGGTGGTTTACTTGACGTAGGCACCATGAAACGTAACCTGCAGCTGAAAGGGCAGTTCAAGACTTCTTTTGATATTGAAAAAGTAGTTTTAAGAAACACTGCCGGCAACCCTGTTTACCTGAAGGATATTGCCGTTATCAAAGACACCATAAAAGAACGGGAGAGCTATGCCCGTCTTGATGGCAAAAACGTTGTTACTTTAAACATCATCAAACGTTCGGGTGAAAACCTGATAGAGACCTCTGAAGATGTAAAAACAGCGGTAGAGGAAATGAAGGCAACTTCTTTTCCCAAAGATCTGAAAGTAGTAATTACAGGTGATTTAAGTATCAAGACCAAGAGCTCTTTCAATGAGCTTGTTAACTCGATCGTTATTGGTTTCATACTCGTATTAATCATTCTGATGTTCTTTATGGGTGTGGTGAACGCATTCTTTGTGGCGTTGTCTGTTCCATTAAGTATGTTCGTCGCATTTATGTTCCTGCCGGGTGCAGACCTGATCGTAGGCGGGCATGTTACCCTCAACTTCATCGTGTTGTTCGCGTTGTTGTTTGGCCTGGGCATTATTGTAGACGACGCCATTGTGGTGATTGAAAACACACACCGTATATTCACGGAGAACAAGGGCAAGGTGGGTATACGACCTTCGGCGATGGCTGCAGCCGGCGAGGTATTTGTGCCTGTACTTGCGGGAACGCTGACTACACTGGCGCCCTTCTTCCCGCTGTTGTTCTGGCCTGGCATCATCGGTAAGTTCATGATATATCTTCCTACGATGCTCATCTTTACATTGACCGCATCATTGGTAGTAGCATTTATCATGAACCCTGTATTTGCAGTAGATTTCATGAACCATGTCGAGGGAGAGCATAAGGAGCCCAAGTCTGCGATCTTCAAGAAAAAAGGACTGTGGGCTGCCTTGATACTTGGTATCCTGCTTGATGTTGCGGGCGTTACATTCTGGGGCAACCTGCTGATCTTTATCGTAATATTATCGATCATCAACCGTTATGTGATACTGGATGCCATTCACAGCTTCCAGAACAGGGTGTTGCCGTGGATCATGAACCATTATGAAAACCTGTTACGCTGGGCGGTAAAAGGGTGGCGTCCGGCCTGGCTGGTGCTGGCGACTTTCGGGTTGCTGATATTTTCCTTCGTGTTCTTTGGAGCGCGCAAGGTGCCGGTAGTGTTCTTCCCATCAGGCGACCCCAACCAGATATATGTATATCTTAAATTGCCGGTAGGAACGAATGTAGCGTATACCGACTCCATAACGAACATGCTGGAGAAACGGGTTTACAAGGTGCTGGGAATGGAAAACGGCAAAGCGAATCCTGTTGTTGAAAGTGTGATCACGAACGTAGCAGTGGGCGCGAGCGACCCGAGCAGCGGCGACCGGAGCACCCGTTCGGAACTGGGGCGTATACAGGTTTCGTTTGTGGAATATGAGAAGCGTGAAGGTGTTAGAACCAAACCCATTCTCGATTCCATCAGGAGTGTGATGAAAGGGATACCTGGTGCGGAGATCTCTGTTGACCAGGAGGAGAACGGTCCACCTACCGATCCACCGGTAAACATAGAGGTAGCGAGCGAGGATTTCGATAATCTCATCAAAACATCTGTAGCCCTTAAGAACTACCTTGATTCGATACAGGTGCCTGGCGTAGAAGAGCTGAAGATGGATGTAGACCTTCAGAATCCGGAGATCACACTTACGGTGGACAGGGAACGTGCACTTATAGAAGGCGTATCTTCTTCACAGATAGGGCAACAGATAAGAACAGCCCTGTTTGGACGTGAGTTATCCAAAATAAAGGAAGGTAAAGAAGAATACAAGATACAGTTGCGCAACCAGGAGTTACAGCGTAAGAACCTGCCCGACCTGTTGAATATGAAGATTTATTTCCGGGATATGGCTACAGGACAATCGAAAAGTGTTCCTATCAGTGCCCTGGTAAAAATAGACCTTACCAATACGCTGGGCAGTGTGAAAAGGAAGAACCAGAAGCGTGTGATCACTGTTCGTTCGAATGTGCTGAGTGGTTATACCCCTACGGGCGTAAACCAGGTGATCAAAACACATATAGAAAACTTTAAAGAAAAAGAAGACGGGGTTACCATTAAGCAAACCGGCGAAGGGGAGCAACAGGCAGAAACAGGTAATTTCCTTTTTGGAGCACTGATCGTAGCGCTGTTACTTATATTGCTGATACTGGTACTGCAGTTCAACTCTGTGAGTAAGGCGGTCATTATCCTTACTGAAATCATCTTCAGTGTCATAGGGGTACTCTTAGGGTTCGCGCTCTTTGGAATGGAGGTATCGGTGGTCATGACAGGTGTGGGTATCCTGGGATTAGCGGGTATTGTAATTAAGAACGGTATCCTGGTGATAGAGTTCACGGAAGAGTTGCGCTCGCGCGGGCTGCGTACCAGGGAGGCCGTGATACAGGCCGGCAAGACACGTATTATACCGGTATTGCTGACGGCAGTAGCCGCCATCCTGGGCTTTATTCCGATAGCAGTAGGTTTCAACATTAACTTCATTACCTTATTCTCCGATCTCAATCCGCATATTTTCTTCGGAGGAGATAACGTAGTGTTCTGGAAACCGCTGTGCTGGACAATTATTTTCGGATTAATTTTTGCGTTTTTTATGACCCTGATCATAGTGCCGAGTATGTATCTCATTGCGGAAAGATTGAGAAGGCCTATGCGCAGGATGTACGGAGGCACCTGGATATCGTTCCTTGGCATACCTCCGCTGACCGTTATTTTTCTTCTGTTAATGACTGTAACTTTAATAAAGCATCGCTTTGACAAAGAGCGTCGCCGCCGTAAGCTTGCAGGCAAGAAAGTTAATGAAGCCTTTATTGGCAGCTGGTTCTAG
- a CDS encoding TetR/AcrR family transcriptional regulator, translated as MKERIQEKAAELFLRFGIRSVTMDEIASQLGISKKTIYQSFADKDELVTAVFEEMLNNSKNDCIVDRSKSDNAVHELFLAMDLMEDLFKTMNPYVLYDLERYHPAVFAKFLEFKNGFLLQAVKDNLEWGIKEELYRPEINVDTISRYRIGTAMISMNVDVFPNNKFNVLQVEQHLLLLYAYGIASPKGIKLIQKYNQQREQKKA; from the coding sequence ATGAAGGAGAGAATACAGGAAAAAGCGGCAGAACTGTTTTTGCGTTTTGGCATCAGGAGTGTGACCATGGACGAGATAGCCAGCCAGTTAGGCATTTCGAAAAAGACTATTTACCAGTCGTTTGCGGACAAAGACGAGCTGGTTACAGCGGTGTTTGAAGAAATGCTGAACAACAGTAAAAACGATTGTATCGTTGACAGGAGCAAGTCGGACAATGCCGTTCATGAACTATTTCTGGCGATGGACCTTATGGAGGATCTGTTCAAAACCATGAATCCTTATGTATTATATGACCTGGAGCGGTATCATCCGGCGGTTTTCGCCAAGTTCCTGGAGTTCAAGAACGGTTTTCTTTTACAGGCTGTAAAGGACAATCTTGAGTGGGGGATCAAGGAGGAGCTATACCGGCCGGAGATCAATGTAGACACCATCAGCCGGTATCGTATAGGTACAGCTATGATTTCGATGAACGTAGACGTTTTTCCCAATAACAAATTCAATGTGTTACAGGTAGAGCAACACCTGCTGTTGTTATATGCGTATGGCATTGCTTCTCCGAAGGGGATAAAGCTGATCCAGAAATACAATCAACAACGTGAACAAAAAAAAGCATAG
- the serC gene encoding 3-phosphoserine/phosphohydroxythreonine transaminase, whose protein sequence is MKMYNFNSGPSILPEEVYAQAADAIHNFNNTGLSILEIGHRTSWFEEVLHEAQANVKSLMQIDDSYEVLYLHGGATTQFMQVPMNLLDTNAQAAYCDNGIWGKKAIEEAGYFGKVAVAASSKDKGHTYINKTLNVPDDAVYLHYTTNNTVEGTQWHHIPDVSMPLIADMSSDIFCRPMDFSKFSLIYAGAQKNMGAAGVTLTVVKKDLLGKINRPIPPIMDYRKHIEAGALLNTPPVFAVYVSMLTLRWIIANGGLAAMEQRAKERADLLYNTLDSLPLFKPTVAKEDRSLMNAVFILENGELEKQFLDECKKNGMIGVKGHRSVGGLRISMYNALPLSSVQAVCDLLKDFANRKG, encoded by the coding sequence ATGAAAATGTACAATTTTAATTCGGGCCCTTCGATCTTGCCGGAAGAAGTATATGCCCAGGCAGCCGATGCCATTCATAACTTTAATAATACAGGATTGTCGATCCTGGAGATCGGCCACCGTACTTCCTGGTTCGAAGAAGTGCTTCACGAAGCCCAGGCGAATGTAAAATCGCTGATGCAGATCGACGACAGCTACGAAGTGCTTTACCTCCATGGCGGCGCTACTACCCAATTCATGCAGGTGCCAATGAACCTGCTCGATACCAACGCACAGGCAGCCTACTGCGATAATGGTATCTGGGGTAAAAAAGCTATCGAAGAAGCCGGCTACTTCGGAAAGGTGGCCGTGGCTGCTTCCTCAAAAGATAAAGGACATACCTATATTAATAAAACCCTCAACGTCCCCGACGACGCTGTTTACCTGCATTATACCACCAACAATACCGTAGAAGGCACACAATGGCATCATATCCCCGACGTGTCTATGCCACTCATTGCCGACATGAGCAGTGATATCTTCTGTCGCCCTATGGACTTCAGTAAGTTCTCACTTATCTACGCAGGAGCGCAAAAGAATATGGGCGCAGCAGGTGTCACCCTAACCGTGGTGAAAAAAGACCTGCTCGGCAAAATAAACCGCCCTATTCCGCCCATTATGGACTACCGCAAACACATAGAAGCAGGCGCACTTTTAAATACGCCTCCTGTTTTCGCAGTATATGTAAGTATGCTCACCCTCCGCTGGATCATCGCCAACGGCGGCCTGGCGGCAATGGAACAAAGAGCAAAGGAAAGAGCAGACCTGCTATACAATACGCTCGACTCGTTACCGCTTTTTAAACCCACCGTCGCCAAAGAAGACCGCAGTCTTATGAATGCCGTATTCATCCTCGAAAACGGGGAACTCGAAAAACAATTCCTCGATGAATGTAAAAAGAACGGCATGATAGGTGTAAAAGGTCATCGCAGTGTAGGTGGCTTGCGTATTTCCATGTATAACGCATTACCGCTTAGCAGCGTACAGGCCGTTTGCGATCTCCTGAAAGACTTCGCTAACAGAAAAGGATAA
- a CDS encoding helix-turn-helix domain-containing protein: protein MKILLTLNYLPENLYFLRKQRKLRQDEMLAVLGISGGTWSNYENGKTEPQIQTLIDIAVFFEVNIDDLLRVSLSNHQSIVAQSPGPYQSAAKRQGAGSGDHPAADSILKEMLDEIKGMRTDLRTYLDTKL, encoded by the coding sequence TTGAAAATCTTATTAACCTTGAATTACCTACCAGAAAATCTATATTTTCTACGGAAGCAGCGCAAGTTAAGGCAAGATGAGATGCTTGCTGTATTGGGTATTTCCGGAGGCACGTGGTCTAATTATGAGAACGGCAAAACAGAGCCTCAGATACAAACCTTAATAGATATAGCTGTATTCTTTGAAGTAAATATTGACGATCTTCTTCGTGTAAGTCTTAGCAATCACCAATCGATTGTTGCACAATCTCCGGGTCCTTACCAATCGGCTGCCAAAAGGCAGGGCGCAGGTAGTGGCGATCATCCGGCTGCCGATAGCATTTTAAAGGAGATGCTGGATGAAATTAAAGGTATGCGGACAGATTTGCGAACGTATTTAGATACTAAGCTGTAA
- a CDS encoding TolC family protein, whose protein sequence is MMHLKAGAAWLFCLFYLPGLRAQEARTPQIHSFSLQQAADYAQQHNVQVVNALLDVQIQKQSNRGITSQALPNLSAEGSYTDYLKIPVTVVPAEFFGGAPGTFAPVQFGTKHNASGAVNLRQVLFDGQVFVGLQARKTSIDLLTTQAALTEENIRANVYKIYYQLVVSKTQIAQIDANIELLQKFANDTRIMHENGFAEELDANRANVQLANIQTEKSKVLNSVANGYLALKVLIGVPAQDSLVLTDPITEDEIKAGALESGIYKYTNRKEFQAMQLTERLNEYDIKRHKMSYIPSLNLNATYSKMAMRTSFDLFGKGEWFTTSYVGLSLSVPIFDGFSRASNIQKAKLTLQQTQNQMATLQLSIDQEVIQARNDFKTAILTIDFQKANTGLAEKAYQQTKKKFESGLASTTDVTTAQTDLRTAQSNYISALYDAVIARVNYLKATGQLK, encoded by the coding sequence ATGATGCATTTGAAAGCCGGGGCTGCCTGGTTATTTTGTCTTTTTTACTTACCGGGCCTTCGTGCACAGGAAGCTCGGACGCCCCAGATCCATAGCTTCTCGTTACAGCAGGCGGCGGATTATGCGCAACAGCACAATGTTCAGGTGGTAAATGCGCTGCTTGATGTACAGATACAGAAGCAGTCGAACCGTGGCATTACCTCGCAGGCGCTTCCCAATCTCAGCGCCGAAGGATCTTACACCGATTATCTGAAGATACCTGTGACCGTTGTTCCCGCCGAGTTCTTTGGTGGTGCGCCCGGCACCTTTGCCCCGGTACAGTTTGGCACCAAACACAATGCCAGCGGCGCTGTGAATTTGCGCCAGGTATTATTCGACGGCCAGGTGTTTGTTGGTTTACAGGCGAGGAAGACCTCTATTGACCTGCTTACTACCCAGGCCGCTCTTACGGAAGAGAATATCCGTGCCAATGTATACAAGATCTATTACCAGCTGGTAGTGAGTAAAACACAGATAGCGCAGATCGACGCTAATATAGAGTTGCTGCAAAAGTTTGCGAATGACACCAGGATCATGCATGAAAACGGTTTTGCCGAGGAGCTGGATGCGAACAGGGCAAATGTTCAGCTGGCGAACATTCAAACGGAAAAAAGCAAAGTCCTCAACAGTGTTGCCAACGGATATCTTGCGCTTAAAGTGCTGATTGGCGTGCCTGCTCAAGACTCACTTGTACTTACCGACCCGATCACAGAAGATGAAATAAAAGCAGGCGCACTGGAATCGGGCATTTACAAATATACCAACAGGAAAGAGTTCCAGGCGATGCAACTCACAGAGCGGCTTAACGAATACGATATCAAGCGGCATAAGATGAGTTATATTCCCAGCCTCAACCTTAATGCAACGTATAGCAAAATGGCAATGCGCACCAGCTTCGATCTTTTTGGAAAGGGAGAATGGTTTACCACATCTTATGTAGGATTAAGCTTATCGGTACCCATCTTCGATGGTTTCAGCAGGGCATCCAATATTCAAAAAGCCAAGCTGACATTGCAGCAAACGCAAAACCAGATGGCAACACTGCAGTTGTCAATAGACCAGGAGGTGATACAAGCAAGAAACGATTTCAAGACGGCTATACTGACCATTGATTTTCAAAAAGCCAATACCGGGCTGGCAGAAAAGGCGTATCAGCAAACGAAGAAGAAATTTGAGTCGGGTTTAGCATCGACAACAGACGTCACCACCGCTCAAACCGATTTACGAACTGCACAGAGCAATTATATTTCCGCGTTATACGACGCAGTCATTGCCCGTGTAAATTACCTCAAAGCCACAGGGCAATTAAAATAA
- a CDS encoding DUF502 domain-containing protein: MPKWKRLIVFPGRNLFQYFFQGLVVLAPIGITVYAVLWLFTTVDNILPNIIDRIFPHALENNGAGELERVPGLGFVVVILIVIFVGWTSSSFFFGRLVHVFDKVLENTPGVKFIYSSVKDFLEAFAGNKKKFDKPVLVNVDGDDVWRIGFVTHEDVTHFDLPGHAAVYVPHSYAISGVTYLVPKHKIRLIKNTPPAEAMKFVVSGGVTEVETTTPVN, encoded by the coding sequence ATGCCGAAGTGGAAAAGATTGATCGTGTTTCCTGGACGTAACCTGTTCCAGTATTTCTTTCAGGGCCTGGTAGTATTGGCGCCTATTGGCATTACTGTCTATGCCGTACTTTGGCTGTTTACCACGGTCGACAATATCCTGCCCAATATAATCGACAGAATTTTCCCCCATGCGCTCGAAAATAACGGCGCGGGTGAACTCGAAAGGGTACCAGGGTTGGGATTTGTAGTGGTTATCCTCATTGTGATCTTCGTAGGCTGGACCTCCTCCTCGTTTTTCTTCGGCCGCCTCGTACACGTCTTCGACAAAGTCCTGGAAAATACACCCGGCGTCAAGTTTATTTACTCCTCCGTAAAAGATTTTCTCGAAGCCTTTGCAGGAAATAAAAAGAAATTCGACAAACCAGTGCTCGTAAATGTCGACGGTGACGACGTCTGGCGTATTGGTTTCGTGACACACGAAGATGTCACCCATTTCGACCTCCCCGGCCATGCAGCCGTGTATGTGCCTCATTCCTACGCTATTTCCGGCGTTACCTACCTGGTTCCCAAACATAAGATCAGGCTTATTAAGAACACGCCGCCGGCCGAAGCCATGAAATTTGTCGTCTCGGGTGGCGTTACCGAGGTGGAAACTACTACCCCTGTTAACTAA
- a CDS encoding TonB-dependent receptor plug domain-containing protein: MKYLLLPAATILMTASCLYSQDHKHEADSVGTRQLEEVIVIGRTAYDSSRTMKMLASLDTYLDAAAGINMIKRGGYAWEPMLNGMATERSVITVDGMRIYGACTDRMDPITSYVDITHLAQAKVSHGQSGASQGSTIAGSIDLQRKKPGFSGAPFAGTVFSGLETSNMQRILGGSFSRSTNKFFGDISFIYRDADNYKAGGGKEINYTQFTKYNISSSIGYKLNERQHVEAAFIFDRASDVGYAALPMDVSLARAVIASVSYFVHPLNGVVSNWETKVYYNTVKHIMDDSKRPDVPVRMDMPGRAKTAGFYSRMNGRSGIHNFMANLSAHFNNSYAEMTMFSNDANTRDMFMLTWPDINTMYGSVFIEDKIRWLAGWYTTVSAGLGYQRNAVSSTLGLNSLKIFYPSLHDSKSRVLPSLSVALSRETTNWKHLVRAGYGQRAPSVSEAYGFYLFNSFDRFDYIGNPFLENEKSMEAGISSSYSSPRVSLKIFGNYFHILDYIIGRANAGYSAMTIGAAGVKTYESLSSADIISAGVDAGYQVITGLKLKSGISYKYGRDQSGGKLPLMQPFQYNLGAAYVKSSLSAEISVQGSASYSDYSKAYGETPAAAWHILNASLGKTFSFGRQQLQLKGGAENILDRSYTSFADWNRIPRMGRNFFFNIIYSL; encoded by the coding sequence ATGAAATACTTGTTATTACCGGCTGCCACCATCCTGATGACAGCCTCTTGTCTCTACAGTCAGGATCATAAACATGAAGCTGACAGCGTTGGGACGCGTCAGCTGGAAGAAGTGATTGTTATTGGCCGCACGGCGTACGATTCTTCGCGCACCATGAAAATGCTGGCATCCCTTGATACTTATCTTGATGCAGCTGCAGGCATTAACATGATCAAAAGAGGGGGTTATGCCTGGGAGCCGATGCTTAACGGCATGGCTACAGAACGTAGTGTGATCACCGTTGACGGTATGCGTATTTACGGCGCCTGTACCGACAGGATGGATCCTATTACCTCGTATGTAGATATTACCCATCTTGCGCAGGCCAAAGTAAGTCATGGGCAATCCGGTGCAAGTCAGGGTTCTACTATTGCCGGCAGTATTGATCTGCAAAGAAAGAAACCGGGCTTTTCAGGCGCTCCTTTTGCCGGCACCGTGTTCAGCGGTCTTGAGACTTCGAATATGCAAAGAATCCTGGGAGGATCGTTCAGCCGTTCGACGAACAAGTTCTTTGGCGATATTAGTTTTATATACCGGGATGCGGATAATTATAAAGCGGGTGGCGGCAAAGAAATAAACTATACACAGTTCACCAAGTACAATATTTCTTCGTCGATAGGTTATAAGCTTAATGAGCGGCAGCATGTTGAAGCAGCCTTCATTTTTGACAGGGCATCGGATGTTGGCTATGCAGCTTTGCCGATGGATGTATCGCTTGCACGGGCTGTAATTGCTTCTGTGTCTTATTTTGTACATCCTTTGAATGGTGTTGTCTCGAACTGGGAAACCAAGGTTTATTATAACACTGTCAAGCATATCATGGATGACAGCAAACGCCCCGATGTTCCTGTAAGGATGGATATGCCCGGACGGGCAAAGACTGCAGGTTTTTATTCGAGGATGAATGGCAGATCGGGCATTCATAATTTTATGGCAAATCTTTCTGCACACTTCAATAATTCATATGCGGAGATGACCATGTTTTCGAATGATGCCAACACGAGGGATATGTTCATGCTTACCTGGCCGGATATCAATACTATGTACGGCAGTGTTTTCATAGAAGATAAAATAAGATGGCTTGCTGGCTGGTATACTACTGTTTCGGCTGGCCTGGGTTATCAGCGCAATGCTGTAAGCAGTACGTTGGGGCTTAACAGTCTGAAGATATTTTATCCTTCGCTGCATGATAGCAAGAGCAGGGTGCTGCCGTCGTTATCGGTGGCTTTAAGCCGTGAAACCACTAACTGGAAGCACCTGGTGCGGGCTGGTTACGGGCAGCGTGCTCCTTCTGTTTCGGAAGCCTATGGCTTTTACCTGTTCAACAGTTTTGACCGCTTTGATTATATTGGTAATCCTTTTCTTGAAAATGAAAAGTCGATGGAAGCGGGTATATCGAGCAGTTACAGTTCGCCGCGTGTTTCTTTAAAAATATTTGGCAACTACTTTCATATACTTGACTATATCATAGGCAGGGCTAATGCCGGTTATTCGGCGATGACCATTGGAGCGGCAGGTGTTAAAACATATGAATCGCTTTCATCGGCGGATATTATAAGTGCCGGAGTTGATGCCGGCTACCAGGTTATTACAGGATTGAAATTAAAATCGGGCATCTCGTATAAATATGGCCGTGATCAATCGGGTGGAAAGCTTCCGCTGATGCAGCCATTTCAATATAACCTGGGAGCAGCTTATGTGAAGAGCAGTTTATCGGCAGAGATAAGCGTACAAGGGTCAGCCTCTTATTCCGACTATAGTAAGGCGTATGGTGAAACGCCGGCAGCTGCCTGGCATATCCTAAATGCTTCGCTTGGAAAAACATTTTCTTTTGGCCGGCAGCAGTTACAGTTAAAGGGTGGTGCAGAAAATATACTGGATAGAAGTTACACCAGTTTTGCTGATTGGAACCGCATTCCCCGGATGGGGCGGAATTTCTTTTTCAATATTATTTATAGTTTGTAA
- a CDS encoding efflux RND transporter periplasmic adaptor subunit, producing MQKLVHITLFACMLAAISCGKKTTLDEKKAELEKLKKEQISVNDKVSKLEAEIIKIDPAALPEKPKLVALEVVKPEAFTHYIDLQGTVTSDDIAWVTPQNQGGQVKAIYVKQGDYVKKGQLLLKLDNEAARTQLGPLEVQLENAKDMLRRRQNLWDQGIGAEVELISAKTAVSNLQKQIDAVNVSVGQYNVYAPSNGVAETVSIRVGETFNAAGATVKGIQIVNTGTLKVSANVPENYIGRVKEGSTVLVSFPDLNKKLNVKVSVVGKTIGATTRSFYIEAKLPGDQQLKPNQVALVQLQDYAVNNAITAPVNTMQSDDKGKFIMLAIQEPNKQWRARKRTVVPGELYGDKIEIKSGLQPGDQVVTDGYQSLYEGQLLTTH from the coding sequence ATGCAGAAGTTAGTACACATAACATTATTCGCCTGTATGCTGGCAGCTATATCCTGCGGCAAGAAAACGACGCTGGACGAGAAGAAAGCCGAGCTGGAGAAATTGAAAAAGGAGCAGATCTCAGTGAACGATAAGGTTAGCAAGCTGGAAGCAGAGATCATTAAAATAGATCCTGCGGCGCTTCCTGAAAAGCCGAAACTGGTAGCATTGGAAGTAGTGAAGCCTGAAGCATTTACCCATTATATAGATCTCCAGGGAACAGTTACCTCTGATGATATAGCCTGGGTTACCCCTCAAAACCAGGGTGGACAGGTGAAAGCTATTTATGTAAAGCAAGGAGATTATGTAAAAAAGGGGCAGTTATTATTAAAACTTGATAACGAAGCTGCACGCACTCAACTGGGGCCTCTGGAGGTTCAGCTTGAAAACGCCAAGGACATGTTACGCCGGAGACAAAACCTTTGGGACCAGGGCATCGGTGCTGAAGTAGAACTTATTTCAGCCAAGACAGCTGTATCGAACCTTCAAAAGCAGATTGACGCCGTGAATGTATCGGTAGGGCAATATAATGTATATGCCCCTTCGAATGGCGTTGCTGAAACAGTAAGCATAAGAGTTGGAGAAACGTTCAATGCGGCGGGTGCAACGGTAAAAGGTATCCAGATCGTAAATACGGGAACCCTTAAGGTTAGCGCCAATGTTCCTGAAAATTACATTGGCCGTGTTAAGGAAGGCAGCACAGTATTGGTATCGTTTCCCGACCTCAATAAAAAGCTGAACGTTAAGGTAAGCGTAGTAGGCAAAACGATCGGCGCCACCACCCGTTCTTTTTATATAGAGGCAAAACTGCCGGGCGATCAGCAGTTAAAACCCAACCAGGTTGCATTGGTACAGTTACAGGATTATGCTGTCAACAACGCTATTACGGCTCCTGTTAATACCATGCAATCGGATGATAAAGGCAAGTTTATTATGCTGGCGATACAAGAGCCTAACAAGCAATGGCGTGCGCGTAAGCGCACTGTAGTGCCCGGCGAGCTTTACGGCGATAAAATAGAAATAAAAAGCGGCCTGCAGCCTGGCGACCAGGTGGTAACTGATGGTTACCAGAGCTTGTACGAAGGACAGCTGTTAACCACCCACTAA